A part of Streptomyces sp. NBC_01497 genomic DNA contains:
- a CDS encoding FAD-binding and (Fe-S)-binding domain-containing protein: protein MTTHPDRDPHRHDPPAHGFRPEALADALRRAGVAEVDPAVRRRAEYSSDASNYRVVPSAVAFPRHTDEVAAALDVCRSLGVPLTARGAGTSIAGNAVGTGLVLDFSRHMDRVLALDPEARTAEVQPGAVLDSITAAGAPYGLRFGPDPSTHARATIGGAIGNNACGSRALAYGRTADNVVDLDVLTGSGLRLTARAGSLGAAARPPAAADPAAPLLGSLDALVRDRLALIRTEFGRFRRQVSGYSLEHLLPENGGNLAKFLVGTEGTLGVVLGATVALVEAPRHTALAVLGYPDMAEAADAVPALLPHHPVALEGMNARLVDVVRARRGAAAVPDVLPGGGGWLFAETAGDTAAEAQDAARRLAGASGCLDSAVVSGAAARALWSIREDGAGLGGRTPAGEPAWPGWEDSAVPPDRFGRYVRELAALMGRHDLDGLMYGHFGDGCLHVRIDFPLAGRPAVLREFVTEAAELVGRHGGSVSGEHGDGRARGELLSRMYGPDALAVLAGVKHLFDPDDLLNPGVIVRPRPLDADLRVPDATPRPARGAFAYPHDGGDFTTAVHRCVGVGRCRADTTGGGGVMCPSFLATRDEKDSTRGRARVLQELVNGTLVKDGWRSAEVADSLDLCLACKGCASDCPAGVDMATYKAEVLHRRYRHRLRPAAHYALGQLPRWARLAARAPRPVNALMGFPPLAALAGRAAGIDARRPLPRLAERTFRSWFAARPETAGTPVTLWVDTFTDHFTPHVGRAAVRVLEHAGYRVRIPEGPVCCGLTWITTGQLDGARAQLRRTLRALESSVASGVPVVGLEPSCTAVLRGDLTDLLPDDPRAAATAAATRTLAELLTATPGWSPPDLSGVRGVAQPHCHQHAVLGWDKDGELLRAAGASVDAVGGCCGLAGNFGVEKGHYEVSVAVAETALLPAVRRAGEAAVVLADGFSCRTQLDHLAQRRGIHLAELLAEHLPGDGAEPAGEAAR from the coding sequence GTGACCACGCACCCTGACCGCGATCCCCACCGCCACGATCCCCCCGCTCACGGCTTCCGCCCCGAGGCACTCGCCGACGCGTTGCGGCGGGCCGGTGTCGCCGAGGTGGACCCGGCCGTCCGGCGCCGCGCCGAGTACTCCTCGGACGCGTCGAACTACCGCGTCGTGCCGTCCGCCGTGGCCTTCCCCCGGCACACCGACGAGGTCGCCGCCGCGCTCGACGTGTGCCGGAGCCTCGGCGTGCCGCTCACCGCGCGCGGCGCCGGCACCTCCATCGCGGGCAATGCCGTCGGCACCGGCCTGGTGCTCGATTTCTCGCGGCACATGGACCGGGTACTGGCGCTCGACCCCGAGGCCCGCACCGCCGAGGTCCAGCCGGGCGCCGTGCTCGACTCCATCACCGCCGCAGGGGCGCCGTACGGACTGCGGTTCGGCCCCGACCCCTCCACGCACGCGCGCGCCACCATCGGCGGGGCCATCGGCAACAACGCCTGCGGCTCCCGCGCGCTCGCGTACGGCAGGACCGCCGACAACGTCGTGGATCTCGACGTGCTGACCGGCTCCGGGCTGCGCCTCACAGCCCGCGCCGGGTCCCTGGGCGCCGCCGCCCGGCCGCCCGCCGCCGCGGACCCGGCGGCCCCCCTGCTGGGGTCTCTCGACGCGCTCGTACGCGACCGGCTCGCCCTCATCCGCACCGAGTTCGGCCGCTTCCGCCGCCAGGTGTCCGGATACAGCCTGGAGCACCTGCTGCCGGAGAACGGCGGGAACCTCGCGAAGTTCCTCGTCGGGACGGAAGGCACCCTCGGGGTGGTCCTCGGGGCCACCGTGGCCCTGGTCGAGGCGCCCCGGCACACCGCCCTCGCCGTCCTCGGCTATCCCGACATGGCGGAGGCGGCCGACGCCGTGCCCGCCCTGCTGCCCCATCACCCCGTCGCCCTCGAAGGCATGAACGCGCGCCTCGTCGACGTCGTACGGGCACGGCGGGGCGCCGCCGCCGTGCCCGACGTCCTCCCGGGCGGCGGCGGATGGCTCTTCGCCGAGACCGCCGGGGACACCGCGGCCGAGGCGCAGGACGCAGCCCGGCGCCTCGCCGGGGCGTCCGGCTGCCTGGACTCCGCCGTGGTCTCGGGCGCCGCCGCCCGCGCGCTGTGGAGCATCAGGGAGGACGGCGCCGGCCTCGGCGGCCGGACCCCCGCGGGCGAGCCGGCCTGGCCCGGCTGGGAGGACTCGGCGGTGCCGCCGGACCGGTTCGGCCGGTACGTGCGCGAACTCGCGGCGCTGATGGGCCGGCACGACCTGGACGGCCTGATGTACGGGCACTTCGGCGACGGCTGCCTGCACGTACGCATCGACTTCCCGCTCGCCGGGCGCCCCGCCGTGCTGCGCGAGTTCGTCACCGAGGCAGCGGAACTGGTGGGCCGGCACGGCGGATCGGTCTCCGGCGAACACGGCGACGGCCGTGCCCGCGGTGAACTGCTGAGCCGGATGTACGGCCCGGACGCGCTCGCCGTCCTCGCGGGCGTCAAGCACCTGTTCGACCCGGACGACCTGCTCAATCCCGGCGTGATCGTGCGGCCGAGGCCGCTCGACGCCGACCTCAGGGTGCCTGACGCCACGCCCCGGCCGGCGCGTGGGGCCTTCGCCTATCCGCACGACGGGGGCGACTTCACCACGGCCGTGCACCGCTGCGTCGGGGTCGGCCGCTGCCGGGCGGACACCACCGGTGGCGGGGGAGTGATGTGCCCGTCCTTCCTCGCCACCAGGGACGAGAAGGACTCCACCAGGGGCCGGGCCCGTGTCCTGCAGGAACTCGTCAACGGCACCCTGGTGAAGGACGGCTGGCGATCGGCCGAGGTCGCGGACTCCCTCGACCTGTGCCTCGCCTGCAAGGGCTGCGCGAGCGACTGCCCGGCCGGCGTCGACATGGCGACGTACAAGGCCGAAGTCCTCCACCGGCGCTACCGGCACCGGCTGCGGCCCGCCGCGCACTACGCGCTCGGACAACTGCCGCGCTGGGCCCGGCTCGCCGCGCGCGCTCCCCGGCCGGTCAACGCGCTCATGGGCTTTCCGCCGCTCGCCGCACTCGCCGGGCGTGCCGCCGGCATCGACGCCCGGCGACCACTGCCGCGCCTCGCCGAACGGACCTTCCGCTCGTGGTTCGCCGCCCGTCCGGAGACCGCGGGCACCCCCGTCACCCTCTGGGTGGACACCTTCACCGACCACTTCACCCCGCACGTCGGCCGCGCGGCCGTCCGCGTCCTGGAGCACGCCGGATACCGTGTCCGGATCCCCGAAGGCCCCGTCTGCTGCGGCCTCACCTGGATCACCACCGGCCAACTCGACGGGGCGCGGGCCCAGTTGCGTCGGACCCTGCGAGCCCTTGAGTCGTCCGTCGCGTCCGGTGTTCCGGTCGTCGGCCTCGAACCCTCCTGTACGGCCGTCCTGCGCGGCGACCTCACCGATCTGCTCCCCGACGACCCGCGGGCGGCCGCGACCGCGGCCGCCACCCGCACCCTGGCCGAACTGCTCACGGCGACGCCCGGATGGTCCCCGCCCGATCTGAGCGGGGTGCGGGGGGTGGCGCAGCCGCACTGCCACCAGCACGCCGTGCTCGGCTGGGACAAGGACGGGGAACTCCTGCGCGCCGCGGGCGCGTCCGTCGACGCGGTGGGAGGCTGCTGCGGGCTCGCCGGCAACTTCGGTGTGGAGAAGGGTCATTACGAGGTGTCGGTGGCCGTCGCCGAGACCGCGCTGCTGCCCGCGGTGCGCCGTGCCGGCGAGGCGGCCGTGGTGCTCGCCGACGGCTTCTCCTGCCGCACGCAGCTCGACCACCTCGCGCAACGCCGTGGCATCCATCTCGCGGAGCTGCTCGCGGAGCACCTGCCGGGCGACGGCGCGGAGCCGGCCGGCGAAGCGGCACGCTGA